A part of Pararoseomonas sp. SCSIO 73927 genomic DNA contains:
- a CDS encoding TniQ family protein, with the protein MTGQVVVPSIRPLGGLPDLEEGESFVGYLARYAYGIGLVPIGKVLDRVGLGDRPLEANALETHDRETGEELRQLLGLDSATFDRLRSWGAGPRVARILGHDIPDVLVSVHGRRCCPDCFRENPIHQARWDLIVLPGCSRHRTALRGSCSACGTSFRWGSTGAPCCPSPGCGLPFEEQAAGVLMGDDAVEGSSLVEALLRDGVPAGSAPLSVGDTLTAASVIGTFLLGRRPQVVRQASRTDQVWLAEAMRAGLLALGEWPGPFRAVLSILQTHKEQNPGRFGLRKELGPLAHWVIQNRRSEIGRLFGEVIDGWAAEQPGLVTRVAGVLRRRQENPDQPYLTTAQAAARLGIKDSAFRRFAARSGIEFVPAQGSGSMLLVPSDRVDTLIALQSDLVDLEGIGEILGLKPMILKAMVKAGLLKRLSKTDILDPLRPFRASDARRLLAELEGKAPPRSREMGQYSGYSAASKMLGGIVALVRETLDGNLRPVGIDRSARGIHRLRFDSFGPTRSTAAPEGMIRYCDVWERMALPRNTVSELMSAGLFEGIDPDGRRRQGAYFAPIAAIEKFERDYTLTPEIARRAGLPWQGMAGRLAALGVLPVSGPNVDGRTRHVFRRDEVEAVLKDLGS; encoded by the coding sequence ATGACCGGGCAGGTAGTGGTGCCCTCGATTAGGCCTCTCGGCGGTCTTCCCGACCTCGAGGAGGGCGAGAGCTTCGTCGGATATCTCGCCCGCTACGCCTACGGCATCGGTCTTGTGCCCATCGGGAAGGTCCTGGACCGCGTCGGGCTGGGTGACCGCCCGCTCGAGGCGAACGCGCTCGAGACCCATGACCGCGAGACGGGCGAGGAACTCCGGCAGCTGCTGGGCCTGGACTCGGCAACATTCGACCGGCTCCGGAGCTGGGGTGCGGGACCCCGTGTCGCCCGAATCCTGGGGCATGACATCCCGGACGTCCTGGTCAGTGTCCACGGGCGGCGCTGCTGCCCGGACTGCTTCCGGGAGAATCCGATCCACCAGGCCAGGTGGGACCTGATCGTCCTTCCCGGCTGCTCGCGGCATCGGACAGCGCTGAGGGGATCGTGCAGCGCGTGCGGGACCTCGTTCCGGTGGGGCTCCACCGGCGCCCCATGCTGTCCATCCCCGGGCTGCGGCCTTCCCTTCGAGGAGCAGGCGGCAGGCGTCCTCATGGGGGACGATGCGGTGGAGGGATCCAGCCTCGTAGAGGCCCTCCTGCGGGACGGCGTCCCGGCCGGATCGGCCCCGCTCTCCGTAGGCGATACCCTGACCGCCGCATCGGTCATCGGGACGTTCCTCCTCGGCCGCCGTCCCCAGGTGGTCCGGCAGGCTTCCAGGACGGACCAGGTCTGGCTGGCCGAGGCGATGAGGGCTGGGCTGCTGGCACTGGGGGAATGGCCTGGTCCGTTCCGGGCAGTTCTCTCCATCCTTCAGACGCACAAGGAGCAGAACCCGGGCCGCTTCGGCCTCAGGAAGGAACTCGGACCGCTCGCGCACTGGGTGATCCAGAACAGGCGCTCGGAGATCGGTCGGCTGTTCGGAGAGGTGATCGATGGCTGGGCGGCGGAACAGCCCGGACTTGTGACCCGCGTTGCGGGCGTACTGCGGCGCCGCCAGGAGAACCCGGATCAACCATATCTGACGACCGCTCAGGCTGCGGCCCGCCTCGGGATCAAGGACAGCGCGTTTCGTAGATTTGCTGCACGGTCGGGAATCGAGTTCGTTCCCGCGCAGGGTTCCGGGAGCATGCTTCTCGTGCCCTCGGATCGTGTCGACACACTGATCGCGCTGCAATCCGATTTGGTCGACTTGGAAGGGATCGGTGAGATCCTTGGTCTCAAGCCCATGATCTTGAAGGCCATGGTCAAGGCGGGATTGCTGAAGCGGCTCTCGAAAACGGACATCCTGGATCCGCTGAGACCGTTCAGGGCAAGCGATGCACGGCGTCTTCTGGCCGAGCTGGAAGGCAAGGCTCCGCCGCGGTCGCGTGAAATGGGCCAGTACTCTGGTTATTCCGCGGCGTCGAAGATGCTCGGCGGCATCGTCGCCCTTGTCAGGGAAACCCTGGACGGGAACCTGCGCCCTGTCGGGATCGACAGGTCGGCGCGGGGCATTCACCGTCTGCGTTTCGACAGTTTCGGTCCGACCCGTTCCACCGCTGCCCCCGAGGGCATGATCCGCTACTGCGACGTCTGGGAAAGGATGGCCCTGCCGAGAAATACCGTCTCGGAATTGATGTCGGCAGGGTTGTTCGAAGGGATCGATCCCGACGGTCGTCGCCGTCAGGGCGCATATTTTGCCCCGATCGCCGCAATCGAGAAGTTCGAGCGGGATTATACCCTGACGCCGGAGATCGCTCGCAGGGCAGGTTTGCCCTGGCAGGGAATGGCGGGGCGGCTCGCCGCTCTGGGCGTCCTGCCCGTCAGCGGACCGAATGTGGATGGCCGGACGCGGCACGTGTTTCGCCGGGACGAAGTCGAAGCTGTTCTGAAGGATCTCGGAAGCTAA
- a CDS encoding HipA family kinase: MPRIEIPAGTRIRSVDLAHDSSAKVLLVRSTFGRLYVKGPIGPEGDGMLLREWIGTRLADHFGLPTFQYGLMARPLGDPADELSLSDGTHLRHDVVFAAVLEQGATWEGGQEQLGQVGNRSAFSRLVVFDTWIRNLDRYVPLPGGRIHQNKGNVFISSESRRGRHPQILAMDHTHVLGGDAVLEQGRASPYVQDNGIYGHFPEFAGFVSGSDIESALEALAIVDFADIQGVVGSVPGEWGMSVDRVQRLSEFLVARARYVAGRGSRPFLDALGILLG, from the coding sequence ATGCCCCGCATCGAGATCCCGGCGGGAACCCGCATACGTTCGGTCGATCTCGCACACGACAGTTCCGCGAAGGTGCTGCTGGTCCGTAGCACCTTCGGGCGACTGTACGTGAAGGGACCGATCGGCCCCGAAGGGGACGGCATGCTCCTCAGGGAATGGATCGGGACCCGGCTGGCGGATCATTTCGGCCTTCCCACGTTCCAGTACGGGCTCATGGCTCGGCCCCTCGGCGATCCTGCCGACGAGCTGAGCCTCTCGGACGGCACCCACCTCCGTCACGACGTCGTGTTCGCGGCGGTCCTGGAACAGGGAGCCACCTGGGAGGGCGGTCAGGAGCAGCTCGGCCAAGTGGGCAACCGCTCGGCGTTCAGCCGTCTGGTCGTCTTCGACACCTGGATCAGGAACCTCGACAGATACGTTCCACTACCGGGAGGTAGAATCCATCAGAACAAGGGGAATGTCTTCATTTCCTCGGAAAGTCGCCGGGGAAGGCATCCCCAGATCCTCGCCATGGACCATACTCACGTCCTTGGTGGTGACGCCGTCCTGGAACAGGGGCGGGCTTCTCCTTACGTACAAGATAATGGGATCTACGGCCATTTTCCGGAGTTCGCGGGCTTTGTTTCTGGCAGTGACATAGAGTCTGCTCTTGAGGCACTGGCTATAGTCGACTTTGCCGACATCCAGGGTGTCGTGGGTTCAGTCCCAGGAGAGTGGGGTATGAGCGTCGATCGGGTGCAGCGGCTCTCGGAATTTCTCGTGGCCAGGGCTCGCTACGTTGCCGGGAGGGGCTCTCGGCCGTTCTTGGATGCGCTAGGCATCCTTCTGGGATAG
- a CDS encoding DUF3037 domain-containing protein produces the protein MTKAFYSLIQFCPDIGRQETFNVGLVLFRPEPHLFVVRLARNSGVNARFDVGMAPGLFEATKQAFRNRLEHEARQFRTPGDLAAFKASGTNQLRLTAPREVSLHDPVADSQALFDELVGADRRPVGRRAARGPRVGTRLREALRDRAVLPLVEEKVQVVVPALRTTMQVAFAYQNGRYNLVEPVDFSTRDDVMRQERTAWYALGGRSLFEEPDPQHGDRRLVVVARLPDEPVASRMVSEMLQDNQVHCFPLSDEGLDRLASEIRTHAALHHV, from the coding sequence ATGACCAAGGCGTTCTACTCGCTGATCCAGTTCTGCCCCGACATCGGACGTCAGGAGACGTTCAACGTCGGACTCGTGCTGTTCCGGCCGGAACCGCACCTCTTCGTCGTGCGGCTGGCACGGAACAGCGGGGTGAATGCACGCTTCGACGTCGGCATGGCCCCCGGTCTCTTCGAGGCGACCAAGCAGGCCTTCCGCAACCGGCTGGAGCATGAGGCTCGGCAGTTCCGCACGCCTGGTGACCTGGCCGCCTTCAAGGCTTCCGGCACGAACCAGCTGAGGCTGACAGCTCCACGCGAGGTGTCGCTTCACGACCCGGTCGCGGACTCGCAGGCCTTGTTCGACGAGCTGGTGGGTGCAGACAGGCGGCCGGTCGGCAGGCGGGCCGCGCGCGGCCCCCGCGTCGGGACGCGGCTACGTGAGGCCCTGAGGGACCGGGCAGTCCTTCCTCTCGTCGAGGAGAAGGTGCAGGTCGTCGTGCCTGCTCTCCGGACGACGATGCAGGTGGCCTTCGCCTACCAGAACGGACGATACAACCTCGTCGAGCCGGTCGACTTCTCGACGAGGGACGATGTCATGCGGCAGGAGCGGACGGCCTGGTACGCGCTCGGGGGCAGATCTCTCTTCGAGGAGCCGGACCCGCAGCATGGCGATCGGCGCCTGGTCGTCGTCGCTCGCCTGCCGGACGAACCCGTCGCCTCGAGGATGGTGTCGGAGATGCTGCAGGACAATCAGGTGCACTGTTTCCCCCTCTCCGACGAGGGCCTCGACAGGCTCGCGAGCGAGATCCGGACGCACGCGGCGCTGCACCACGTGTGA
- the hflX gene encoding GTPase HflX — protein sequence METKPPVPLAVLVGIQMPEVDDVAHQASLEELGRLVKTLGYEVVGTVSQKREGTGAGALLGSGKLAELAALTGGTGVVGSMAPPPRSKARQRFEGAGETTPPAEAGTEAETGTARKPEFVIVDHELSPSQIRNLERATGAQVLDRTGIIVEIFHRHANTREAKLQVEMARLKYVAPRLRESTGGGGRQQGPGAGESNLDLDRRKIRDRLAELKEQLEAVQRDSDNRRAARRDQLRVALVGYTNAGKSSLMRALTGSQVLVEDKLFATLDTTVRILQPETRPRVLVSDTVGFIKQLPHDLVASFRSTLTEALEASLLLYVVDASDPTYEAQLEVSRSVLREIGADAVPSRLVLNKMDRVDAAGRAALLAKHPDAIPLSAHSPADVSALRDTVIAFFEAEMVEDVLVLPYAKQGLIGEVYESARVLSEEYDENGRVLKIRGLPGAVARLQRSLAAS from the coding sequence ATGGAAACCAAGCCCCCTGTTCCGCTCGCCGTCCTCGTCGGCATCCAGATGCCGGAGGTGGACGACGTCGCGCACCAGGCCAGCCTCGAGGAGCTGGGACGCCTGGTGAAGACGCTGGGCTACGAGGTTGTGGGCACGGTGTCGCAGAAGCGCGAGGGCACCGGCGCCGGGGCGCTGCTCGGCAGCGGGAAGCTGGCGGAGCTGGCAGCGCTCACGGGCGGCACCGGCGTGGTGGGCTCCATGGCACCTCCGCCGAGGTCTAAGGCAAGGCAGCGCTTCGAGGGGGCCGGGGAGACGACGCCCCCGGCTGAGGCTGGAACGGAGGCGGAGACGGGCACGGCCCGCAAGCCGGAGTTCGTGATCGTTGACCATGAGCTCTCCCCCAGCCAGATCCGCAACCTGGAGCGGGCAACGGGGGCGCAGGTGCTGGACCGTACCGGCATCATCGTCGAGATCTTCCACCGCCACGCCAACACGCGCGAGGCGAAGCTCCAAGTGGAGATGGCGCGCCTGAAATACGTGGCACCGCGGCTGCGGGAGTCCACGGGCGGCGGCGGGCGCCAGCAGGGCCCGGGTGCGGGCGAGAGCAACCTGGACCTCGACCGCCGCAAGATCCGCGACCGGCTGGCGGAGCTGAAGGAGCAGCTGGAGGCGGTGCAGCGCGACAGCGACAACCGCCGGGCGGCCCGGCGGGACCAGCTGCGGGTGGCGCTGGTCGGCTACACGAACGCGGGCAAGTCCTCCCTGATGCGGGCCCTCACGGGCAGCCAGGTGCTGGTGGAGGACAAGCTCTTCGCCACGCTCGACACCACGGTCCGCATCCTGCAGCCGGAGACACGGCCGCGCGTGCTCGTCTCCGACACGGTCGGCTTCATCAAGCAGCTGCCCCACGACCTCGTGGCCTCCTTCCGCTCCACCCTGACGGAGGCGCTGGAGGCCTCGCTGCTGCTCTACGTCGTGGACGCGTCGGACCCGACCTACGAGGCGCAGCTGGAGGTGAGCCGGAGCGTGCTGCGGGAGATCGGGGCGGACGCGGTGCCGTCCCGCCTGGTGCTAAATAAGATGGACCGGGTGGACGCCGCCGGGCGGGCCGCCCTGCTCGCGAAGCACCCGGACGCCATCCCTCTCTCCGCCCATTCACCCGCGGATGTCAGCGCCCTGCGGGACACGGTCATCGCCTTCTTCGAGGCGGAGATGGTGGAGGACGTGCTGGTGCTGCCCTACGCGAAGCAAGGCCTCATCGGCGAGGTGTACGAGAGCGCGCGGGTCCTGTCCGAGGAGTACGACGAGAACGGCCGGGTGCTGAAGATCCGCGGCCTGCCCGGGGCCGTCGCGCGGCTGCAGCGGAGCCTTGCCGCGAGCTGA
- a CDS encoding IS630 family transposase (programmed frameshift): MGTAVAIRTDMEAAELRRLARRERDGRVAARLMALANVLDGMSREAAARAAGMDRQTLRDWVIRFNAEGVAGLRDQPRSGRPTRMTEGQQAAFKAVVLRGPDRERDGVSSWRIVDLCRVAEERFGVSYRESGMLRLVKSLDLSWQKTRPSHPRADSAAQERFKKGLAAALKEITRTHPDTEVQIWCQDEARVGQKGRGARIWYERGIRPSGIIDQRHASAWIFGAVRPGTDQAFALVLTEVGTAAMQAFLDRFSATLPEKVHAALLLDGAGWHIAGHLATPANISLVFLPPYAPELNPVERVWLYLRERFLSLRLFPDLDSIIDGCCQAWNQLTAETGRIASLTNYPYLQSVRTS, from the exons ATGGGCACGGCGGTGGCGATCCGGACCGATATGGAGGCGGCGGAGTTGCGCCGTCTGGCCCGGCGCGAGCGCGACGGGCGAGTGGCGGCCCGGCTGATGGCCTTGGCGAATGTGCTGGACGGCATGAGCCGGGAGGCGGCGGCCCGGGCTGCGGGGATGGATCGGCAGACGCTCAGGGATTGGGTGATCCGCTTCAATGCCGAGGGTGTGGCGGGCCTCCGTGATCAGCCCCGCTCGGGGCGCCCGACGCGCATGACCGAAGGGCAGCAGGCCGCCTTCAAGGCGGTCGTGCTGCGCGGCCCCGACCGGGAGAGGGATGGTGTGTCGTCCTGGCGCATCGTGGACCTGTGCCGGGTGGCGGAGGAGCGCTTCGGCGTGAGCTACCGCGAGAGCGGGATGCTGCGGCTGGTGAAGTCGCTCGACCTATCCTGGCAAAAGACCCGCCCCAGTCATCCCAGGGCGGACAGCGCGGCGCAGGAGCGGTTCAAAAAA GGCCTCGCTGCGGCCCTGAAGGAGATCACCCGTACCCACCCCGACACTGAGGTCCAAATCTGGTGCCAGGACGAGGCACGCGTGGGCCAGAAGGGGCGCGGCGCCCGCATCTGGTACGAGCGTGGCATCCGCCCGAGCGGCATCATCGACCAGCGGCACGCGTCCGCCTGGATCTTCGGCGCCGTTCGCCCTGGCACCGACCAGGCCTTTGCCCTCGTGCTTACCGAGGTGGGCACGGCGGCGATGCAGGCCTTCCTCGACCGGTTCAGCGCCACCCTGCCCGAGAAAGTGCATGCCGCCCTGCTGCTGGATGGTGCGGGCTGGCACATCGCTGGCCACCTCGCCACACCGGCCAACATCAGCCTCGTCTTCCTGCCGCCCTATGCGCCGGAACTAAACCCGGTCGAGCGTGTCTGGCTCTACCTCCGCGAGCGCTTCCTCTCGCTCCGCCTCTTCCCAGACCTCGACAGCATCATCGACGGCTGCTGTCAGGCCTGGAACCAACTCACCGCGGAGACAGGGCGCATCGCATCCCTGACTAACTACCCATACCTGCAGTCAGTCAGAACTTCATGA